The genomic DNA GGGCTTTGCCGACGAACCCTTCTCGACAGAATTCAGGAAAGTTGTTCTCACGCGAGCGAACTCTTCGTCGGCGTGGATCATCACTGACGATGCCCTCCTGCCTGACGACTACTTCGACGGCGAAGACAGTCAGACCATCAGCACAGCACCAGCGTCACAACCAGAACCAGAATCAAATGCCGATGACACCGTGGTCGACGAAGGTGAGCCCATCACCGATCTCGCACCGTTGGGTGAGGGTGCGAGCGAAGACAAACCCGCAGAGGGTTCTACTGACGGCAGATGGATAGTTCCACCAGTATTGGATGCATACAAAGGTAAGATCCAGATAAAGCAGAATAAGCTTGACCGGAACAAGGTCGTCGCGAAAGCTAAGCAATGGTCGAAGAGCTCTAAAATGAGCCCCAACTTCCCTAAGTTCAAAAACAATTGCGCGAACCTTGCTTCGCAATCTCTTCGTGCTGGGGGATGGCAGTACCGAAAATCATCCAATCATCTAGATTTTCGCACATGGGCGCCGAAAAACCTTATAGGTAAACCCACTAGAACATGGTCTCAGGCGTCAGCGCTGCACTCATTTGTAGCTCTCGCAGGAAAGAGGGAGCGGAAGGATATCTGGACCACGAAGCCGGGCGACTTGATCTTCGCTGACTGGGGACCGAACAAGTATGCGGACGGAAAGATTGATCACGTCATGATCGTGACCGGCTCCCTGACAGATAAACGCGGACACAAGTGGCCGCGCATTTCACAACAGTCGAATCCCCGCTACAACGTTCCCCTCAGCGATCAAGTAGACCGTCAGTACAGAGCGGGAGTGCGGAAAATTAAGTGGTATCCGATGATAATGGATTGATATGACTGCCTCATACGTATCACCAGACAGCGAGCTTCCCGCGGCGGGATTCCTGCTCCTGCTCGTCTGCCTTGCCTTCGTCGGGGTGACATTCACTCTGCTCTGCGTGTTCAAAAGAGAGCGCTGGAGAATGTACACGGCACTAGGAGTGATCGCAGCAGTGCTGATTCTGTTCGCAGCGTTCCTCCTCATCGGCACGGGAACTGTGCAGTCCGGCGGAACGTTAACTCCTTGCCCGACAGCACTGCAAGGTATTCAGCTGGAACCTGTTCCAGGTAAAGACTTGCCCGGGGGTATTGCAGAATGCCGCGATATCTCACAACGTAATACCGTCTTTGCTGGGGTAGCGACTGTTCTGGGAGTCGGTATCGCGGTGGGAGGGATACTCTCACGCCAGCGACGTGCACACAGTGCAGTAAGTCGCTAAATCACAACCGCCAGGGCGCGTCGTAAACTTAGGCTCACGTGTTTGAACGAGTTTGAGGCGTTGCGCTCTGGTGGTTGTTCCCTGAGTACTGGCCCGCAGGTGGTGTTAGCAGGGCACTCTTCTTGGCATAACTGTGAAGACGTGAAATAAGTCGGTATACAGTTTCGGTCGACGGGCATACCCGATTGACGTGATCACACTCACTCGGCCTGCGCGGACGAAGTTCTCTCGAAATTTCATACTTTCGTGCGAGGTGCCCCGCGGCGCCCACACAGTATGACCGGACCTGCGGCTGGTAACGGTTTGATTGCTTTCACACGAGCGACCCCGGAAACCAACTCAGGGATTGTTAGGTTTAAGGACGGCTTATCCCCATGAAAAATCGTCCCCACCCTTTTTCACAGACTGCGAGACCATGCGAGAAGACTCCCGGATGGCCCCGGCCCCCGTTTATCCCCGCCGGTGGGTCCAGTGTGCCCTGGTGGCAGCCGTCGTCATCGTTTTCGCCATGGCCGCCACTGTCATCGTTTTCACGCCAGTAGAAACTGTTTCGAAGTTTCGGGTCGCAATCATCGATGGAGGAATTGACCCCACCTACCCAGCATTGAATAAGGCGAAGATCGAGGTTCGTTCGGTGCCGGGCGCCCCGTCGAGAGTTAGCGAACACGGGTCAGCCATGGCCGCAATCATGGTTGAAAGCGCGTCAGCAAAACCATCTACACGATCTCCGACGATCGAGATCGTCGATGTCCCGGCTCTTGATGTTTCTGGTGTCGGGGAAGTTGAAGACTTGGCGACTGGGATCACGACTGCGACGCAACAAGATGTGGATATGATCGTCGCCGCGCTCGGGACCGAAATGGACGCGCCAGAGCTGAAGGAAGCGGTCCGTCAAGCTCAAAACGATGGCGCGACCATCTTTTCCGGTGCCGGGAACGGTATAGGAGACTTCGCCTCATACCCAGCCCAATATGAGGAAGTGATCTCAGTGGGGGCACTGAACAAGTCAGGCCACCGCCTGAGATTCACGAACACTCGAGCAGCGAATCTCCTAGCTGCCGGTGAGGAAATCCACGTTGAGAGACCGGGAGGTGGGACCCAGTCGTATTCAGGGACGTCTCCTGCAACAGCGATTGCTGCGGGAAAGGTTGCCGCGTGCTGGCCACTGATTGCTCCACACACTCTTGATCAGACCCGCAGGAACACTCCTGTCGATCAAGCGATAAAAGAAGCCATTGAAGCACAAGGAAAGGACCCGAGGGAATGCAAGTCTCTTTAAGGAAGAGCGTCGCTGCTGTTGCAGCGGTGACCGCGTTAGCGGTGGGGCTGTCGACGGCAAATATTTCACCGGTCGCGGCCGACGAGCCAACCGAAGTACCAAGCGTCAGCACACATAGTGTCTCTGTTGACCCTGATGAGGCGACCTCAGGTGTTGAGTCGCTTGATGAGGGTGGCGACAACCTAGATACGACTGTAGACGTCGACGCGGTCGGTGGCACAGTCTCCACCTCGGTCGAGGCTGAAGGTATTGATTCGCGTGTGGATGTCGCCACGGATTCCGATGCTCCTCTTGATGAGCTGATCCAGTCCGTGTCGGTTGAAGCAGTCGTCGATGGTGAAGACATTGAAAGCGAACTACTCGTCCGTGATTTCACCTATTTGGGTGACGAAGCCTTCGCCGCAACTCTCGAAGATGCTCAGTCAGGAGAAACCATTGAGGTTTCTTCGGACCAGGTAAATGCGCAGGCATTCCCGATTCTGTGGGTTCTTGGCCTCCTCGCCCGTGTCGGGATCAAAGCCGCAATCAAGCAAATAGGGAAGACGCAAATTAAAAAGGCGGCTAAGTCATATTTGCTGAATTCGAAG from Brevibacterium sp. JSBI002 includes the following:
- a CDS encoding S8 family serine peptidase gives rise to the protein MAAVVIVFAMAATVIVFTPVETVSKFRVAIIDGGIDPTYPALNKAKIEVRSVPGAPSRVSEHGSAMAAIMVESASAKPSTRSPTIEIVDVPALDVSGVGEVEDLATGITTATQQDVDMIVAALGTEMDAPELKEAVRQAQNDGATIFSGAGNGIGDFASYPAQYEEVISVGALNKSGHRLRFTNTRAANLLAAGEEIHVERPGGGTQSYSGTSPATAIAAGKVAACWPLIAPHTLDQTRRNTPVDQAIKEAIEAQGKDPRECKSL
- a CDS encoding amidase domain-containing protein translates to MKSRILSGVACMAVTTLLSGGLLATSTPTPASATTDTLSNTAVQATLDTYLKGVDAAWDAGTKAPGTISLTAQSGKSGAKQPLLQRSEVLERAEIWKDAGLDIKDTHTEQAPVEVRESTNKVELVSSVLTTWSVIDQEGFADEPFSTEFRKVVLTRANSSSAWIITDDALLPDDYFDGEDSQTISTAPASQPEPESNADDTVVDEGEPITDLAPLGEGASEDKPAEGSTDGRWIVPPVLDAYKGKIQIKQNKLDRNKVVAKAKQWSKSSKMSPNFPKFKNNCANLASQSLRAGGWQYRKSSNHLDFRTWAPKNLIGKPTRTWSQASALHSFVALAGKRERKDIWTTKPGDLIFADWGPNKYADGKIDHVMIVTGSLTDKRGHKWPRISQQSNPRYNVPLSDQVDRQYRAGVRKIKWYPMIMD
- a CDS encoding SAR2788 family putative toxin translates to MQVSLRKSVAAVAAVTALAVGLSTANISPVAADEPTEVPSVSTHSVSVDPDEATSGVESLDEGGDNLDTTVDVDAVGGTVSTSVEAEGIDSRVDVATDSDAPLDELIQSVSVEAVVDGEDIESELLVRDFTYLGDEAFAATLEDAQSGETIEVSSDQVNAQAFPILWVLGLLARVGIKAAIKQIGKTQIKKAAKSYLLNSKGVKWSKILAPKHKWNKVGAKSKEQVAEIMGKAMANGKHSPYKGGGAKQAVYKYKYKGKKYTVVVTYASRGGKISNGWVR